GGACATTGGCGCGACCATGACATTCCCGGATGCTTCGGAGGGTTCCCCCTTCCCGATGCCGGAGGACGCCAGTTTCCCGGACTCGAAACGAATCCCCGGGACAGGCTGGTCCAACTTCCGAGAGGTTCCCCCATGGAGGACATCATGAACCCCACACGAATCCTGCTTTTCATTCTTGCCCTGCTCATGGCTTCGGGATGCGCGCCCAAGGTCAAGCTTTTTGCCTCCAAGGCCACGGAACCGCTCCGGGAATACGTGCTCGAAGGCGATGGAGACGGCAAGATCGCACTCATCCATCTGCGCGGATTCCTGATGGACCAGCCCCGACAGGGCCTGCTTTCGGCCAAACCCAGTCAGGTGCAGGAACTGGTCAGCAACCTCAAGCTTGCGGAAGCCGACGACGACGTGAAGGGCGTGGTCATTGCCGTGGATTCCCCGGGCGGCACCACCACGGCCAGCGACATCCTGTATCACGAGCTGCTCGCATTCAGGGAACGCACCGGAAAAAAGGTCGTGACCGCCATGTTCGACGTGGCTGCATCCGGCGGATATTACGCGGCCCTGCCCTCGGACTGGATTCTGGCGCACCCCACCACCATCACCGGGTCCGTGGGCGTGATCTTCATGCGGCCCAGGCTGAACGGACTCATGGACAAGATCGGCGTGGACGTGGAAGTCAGCAAATCCGGGCGCGACAAGGACATGGGCTCGCCGTTCCGACCCGCAACCGAAGAGGAACGCGAACTGTTCCAGTCCATCACGGACACGCTGGCCTCGCGGTTTCACGCTCTGGTGCGGAAACACCGCGACCTGTCCCCGGACAGCATGGCCGTGGTCGAAACAGCACGCGTGTTCACTGCGGATCAGGCCCTGAAGCTGGGACTGGTGGATCAGATCGGCTACCTTGAAGACGCGTTCGCCAAGG
Above is a window of Pseudodesulfovibrio tunisiensis DNA encoding:
- the sppA gene encoding signal peptide peptidase SppA produces the protein MNPTRILLFILALLMASGCAPKVKLFASKATEPLREYVLEGDGDGKIALIHLRGFLMDQPRQGLLSAKPSQVQELVSNLKLAEADDDVKGVVIAVDSPGGTTTASDILYHELLAFRERTGKKVVTAMFDVAASGGYYAALPSDWILAHPTTITGSVGVIFMRPRLNGLMDKIGVDVEVSKSGRDKDMGSPFRPATEEERELFQSITDTLASRFHALVRKHRDLSPDSMAVVETARVFTADQALKLGLVDQIGYLEDAFAKARTLCDLPKNASVVAYRRDAYPNDNPYNALSTARPEKFSLLGADTDMLLPPRAGFYYIWLPGR